Proteins encoded in a region of the Populus nigra chromosome 3, ddPopNigr1.1, whole genome shotgun sequence genome:
- the LOC133690113 gene encoding uncharacterized protein LOC133690113 — protein MDRQPPQPHDYAAMAYAQQQQQQQQQQQQQQYGHHPPPHQHQQYPPPLNPFMPPHSSVQQFPYTQPPLHPHHLQLPPQQQQHPPPFAPHLPPHLIPPPFHAPNYDSPSPPAPPPSDPELQKRIDKLVEYSAKNGPEFEVMIREKQQDNPAYSFLYGGEGHAYYRYKLWLSTRGPFNPPFQASSMMHPQPNPMMNAAVGPPPQMHQPPFPPFYDHHQQHPPQPFGAHGRPDFESPKSFRGLSGPLPPDIAVELSNVLNTLNGTKESIKGAKTWFMQRSPFAPALVEALRDRIVALDDSERQLHIIYLANDILFDSLQRRINPRDLDNEALAFKPVLGSMLARIYHYPQNKDENQSRLQKIVQFWASKEVYDQDTIYKLESEMVAGQRANSFPGPPKELCTGSADSVPAAGFPQHATSYNAPQWLPDRQSVPDQEHPDKQVPPVMLPTLGNQQFIPNSVPAAAFPGSLPVNPSVPPASQQPAPHLLQAPPANIAEKLSPYPLFPPGLIPGMVRKMQIGSGVPYSPLSPLDIPTTIPPSNVSPSEILDSVSKFFKEIGEVNPSEGPMISDPKDEDDEYEREPPIRKGGACIPPPPNLQVDPETGAYADGSVERKHGSGSGRLGLGAAADPNEPSQYDDVYTSYRKQRSTTYHSSMVARAVTR, from the exons ATGGATAGGCAGCCACCGCAGCCCCATGACTATGCTGCAATGGCATATgctcagcagcagcagcagcagcagcagcagcagcagcagcagcaatatGGGCACCATCCTCCTCCACATCAACACCAACAATACCCTCCCCCACTTAATCCCTTCATGCCTCCTCATTCTTCAGTGCAGCAATTCCCTTACACTCAACCTCCTCTACACCCTCACCATCTTCAACTCCCTCCGCAGCAACAGCAGCACCCTCCACCTTTTGCTCCACATTTACCCCCTCACCTTATTCCTCCGCCTTTCCATGCTCCTAATTATGATTCTCCCTCACCCCCGGCCCCCCCTCCTTCCGATCCTGAGCTTCAAAAACGTATTGATAAGCTTGTTGAGTATTCTGCAAAGAATGGGCCTGAATTCGAAGTCATGATTCGTGAAAAACAGCAGGATAATCCCGCTTATAGTTTCCTTTATGGAGGAGAGGGTCATGCATATTATCGGTATAAGCTTTGGTTATCTACACGTGGTCCTTTCAATCCTCCTTTCCAAGCATCTTCCATGATGCATCCACAACCAAACCCAATGATGAATGCTGCTGTTGGGCCTCCCCCTCAAATGCACCAGCCTCCTTTTCCACCTTTTTATGATCACCATCAGCAGCATCCTCCACAGCCCTTCGGCGCTCATGGTCGACCAGATTTTGAATCACCCAAGTCCTTTAGAGGACTCTCTGGTCCACTTCCTCCTGATATTGCAGTGGAGCTCAGTAATGTGCTTAACACTCTAAATGGTACCAAGGAGTCTATCAAAGGTGCCAAGACTTGGTTCATGCAGAGGTCTCCATTTGCACCAGCTCTCGTCGAAGCACTCAGAGACAGGATTGTTGCTCTTGATGATTCTGAGAGgcaattgcatatcatctatcTTGCCAATGATATTCTTTTTGACAG TTTGCAAAGGAGAATTAATCCCCGTGATCTTGATAATGAAGCCCTTGCATTTAAGCCAGTGCTAGGTTCCATGCTTGCAAGGATTTATCACTACCCTCAGAATAAGGATGAAAACCAGTCACGGTTGCAGAAAATTGTGCAGTTTTGGGCCTCAAAGGAGGTCTACGATCAAGATACCATTTATAAACTTGAAAGTGAGATGGTTGCTGGACAGCGGGCAAATTCTTTTCCAGGGCCGCCAAAAGAATTATGTACTGGCTCAGCAGATTCTGTGCCCGCTGCAG GCTTTCCTCAGCATGCAACTAGTTACAATGCTCCACAATGGCTGCCTGATAGGCAGAGTGTACCAGATCAGGAGCATCCCGATAAACAAGTGCCTCCAGTCATGCTTCCAACCTTAGGAAATCAGCAATTCATTCCAAATTCAGTCCCTGCTGCTGCTTTTCCGGGTTCCCTGCCTGTAAATCCGTCTGTTCCACCAGCAAGTCAACAACCTGCACCACATTTATTGCAAGCACCTCCTGCTAACATTGCTGAAAAATTGTCACCATATCCCCTGTTCCCACCTGGTCTCATTCCTGGAATGGTCAGAAAGATGCAGATTGGCAGTGGGGTACCCTACTCACCTTTGAGCCCTTTGGACATCCCGACAACCATACCCCCATCCAATGTATCCCCATCAGAAATTCTAGACAGTGTGTCAAAGTTTTTTAAAGAGATTGGAGAGGTTAACCCGTCTGAGGGACCGATGATATCTGATCCAAAAGATGAAGATGACGAGTATGAGAGAGAGCCTCCCATTCGCAAAGGAGGAGCTTGCATCCCTCCTCCTCCAAACTTACAGGTTGACCCAGAGACAGGAGCTTATGCAGATGGAAGTGTGGAGCGGAAACATGGAAGTGGCTCAGGAAGATTGGGACTTGGGGCAGCAGCCGATCCTAACGAGCCAAGTCAATACGATGATGTTTACACATCTTACAGGAAACAGAGAAGCACCACCTATCATTCATCGATGGTTGCAAGGGCTGTTACTAGGTAA